Proteins encoded in a region of the Sphingomonas japonica genome:
- a CDS encoding SapC family protein, producing the protein MASAAPTSLPLLYNKLEPLSSAQHGDYRVRRSDTAKFLATQHAIPVTVEEFPMIARRMPIIFSVGADPVPLALMAMNEGMNMFFDEEGKATETDVYIPAYIRRYPYLLAKLRPDSDELSLCFDPTSDTIGAFEDGEKLFDNGEPTELTKGILNFAEQFEQAGMRTGQFMREIREMDLLMAGEISIQPDNAPQPFIYRGFQMIDEKKVNELRGDQLRKMVQSGMLPLVYAHLFSLSLMRDLFGKQLRSGKLPQPSAGV; encoded by the coding sequence ATGGCCAGCGCGGCCCCCACCAGCCTTCCTTTGCTTTACAACAAGCTCGAACCACTTTCGAGCGCACAGCATGGCGACTATCGCGTGCGCCGTTCCGACACCGCCAAGTTCCTCGCGACCCAGCACGCGATACCGGTGACCGTCGAGGAGTTCCCGATGATCGCGCGGCGCATGCCGATCATTTTCTCGGTCGGCGCCGATCCGGTGCCGCTGGCGCTGATGGCGATGAACGAAGGCATGAACATGTTCTTCGACGAGGAGGGCAAGGCTACGGAGACCGACGTCTATATCCCTGCCTATATCCGCCGGTATCCCTATCTGCTCGCCAAGCTGCGTCCCGACAGCGACGAACTCAGCCTGTGCTTCGATCCGACGTCGGACACGATTGGCGCGTTCGAGGACGGCGAGAAGCTGTTCGATAATGGCGAGCCGACCGAGCTGACCAAGGGCATCCTCAACTTCGCAGAGCAATTCGAACAGGCCGGCATGCGCACCGGCCAGTTCATGCGCGAGATCCGCGAGATGGATCTGTTGATGGCCGGGGAAATCTCGATCCAGCCCGACAATGCGCCGCAGCCGTTCATCTATCGCGGCTTCCAGATGATCGACGAGAAGAAGGTCAACGAACTGCGCGGCGATCAATTGCGCAAGATGGTGCAGTCGGGCATGCTGCCGCTGGTCTATGCACATCTGTTCTCGCTGAGCCTGATGCGCGACCTGTTCGGCAAGCAGCTGCGCTCGGGCAAGCTGCCGCAGCCCAGCGCCGGAGTGTGA
- a CDS encoding anti-sigma factor has protein sequence MAELLSPDDRLLAAELALRLIDGEELRAARERQAVDESFAEAVAEWERSFAPLFDEVAPVQPGERVWDAIAAGVAAPASGGGSGSVITPDFQRTRRALQRWRAIAVGAMSIAAALLLAVLLRPVPSLPPATTVAPAPTEAIVAQLSDGEGGAILTARLDLADDLLRVRPTAIPEGAGEPELWVIPAADQTPRSLGLIRRDGATEILLPTQLREQFADGATLALTLEPREGAPHAAPTGTILSTARITRL, from the coding sequence GTGGCTGAGCTGCTGTCTCCCGACGATCGGCTGCTCGCGGCCGAACTTGCGCTGCGGCTGATCGACGGCGAGGAACTGCGCGCCGCGCGCGAGCGTCAGGCGGTGGACGAGAGCTTTGCGGAGGCGGTCGCGGAATGGGAACGAAGCTTCGCGCCGTTGTTCGACGAAGTCGCGCCGGTCCAGCCCGGCGAACGGGTATGGGACGCAATTGCCGCCGGCGTAGCGGCACCGGCGTCTGGAGGCGGGTCGGGCTCGGTCATCACGCCCGATTTCCAGCGTACGCGACGCGCGCTGCAAAGGTGGCGCGCTATTGCGGTCGGCGCGATGTCGATCGCTGCCGCGCTGCTGCTGGCGGTGCTGCTGCGGCCGGTGCCGTCGCTGCCCCCGGCGACGACGGTTGCGCCGGCGCCGACCGAAGCCATCGTCGCCCAGTTGAGCGACGGGGAGGGCGGTGCGATCCTGACAGCGCGGCTCGATCTTGCCGACGATCTGCTACGGGTGCGCCCAACCGCCATTCCCGAGGGCGCAGGCGAGCCGGAATTGTGGGTTATCCCCGCCGCCGATCAGACGCCGCGGTCGCTCGGGCTGATCCGCCGCGACGGCGCTACCGAAATCCTGTTGCCTACCCAGCTGCGCGAACAATTTGCCGATGGCGCCACGCTGGCGCTGACGCTGGAGCCTCGCGAAGGCGCTCCGCATGCTGCGCCGACGGGCACGATCCTGTCGACCGCGCGGATTACCCGGCTGTAG
- a CDS encoding Crp/Fnr family transcriptional regulator gives MPDTQYSTANVLVRSLAADDWRSLNPHLTRIMVQPGAVLCEQHADIDTVYFPETAVTSLSERHGDTAAEIAMIGCDGLVGWPVVLGSSTAFHRVVVRLDGGTALACPAARLIRLCASSDTLAATLLRYVQTVTRQLSRSIVANLSAPVEARLARWLLMLHDRTPGDTLSITHQELAGFLGVRRASVTDCLHILEGERMLRCTRGRIDILDRGPLQDRAGDTYGVAEDAYRELIGPFGKSRHSAVRPAAQLRSAFIGA, from the coding sequence ATGCCGGATACGCAATACAGCACTGCGAACGTCCTGGTGCGCTCGCTGGCAGCGGACGACTGGAGATCGCTCAATCCGCACCTCACGCGGATCATGGTCCAGCCCGGCGCTGTACTATGCGAACAACACGCCGACATTGATACCGTCTATTTTCCCGAGACAGCGGTTACTTCGCTTTCCGAACGTCATGGCGATACTGCCGCAGAGATAGCGATGATCGGCTGTGACGGACTGGTCGGGTGGCCGGTCGTGCTTGGCTCGTCGACGGCGTTTCATCGCGTGGTCGTGCGGCTCGACGGGGGAACCGCGCTCGCCTGCCCCGCCGCCCGCCTGATTCGGCTGTGCGCCAGCAGCGATACGCTGGCGGCGACGTTACTGCGCTACGTTCAGACGGTAACGCGCCAGTTGAGCCGGTCGATCGTCGCCAACCTGTCGGCTCCGGTCGAAGCGCGGTTGGCGCGGTGGCTGTTGATGCTGCACGATCGAACCCCGGGCGATACGCTGTCGATCACCCATCAGGAGCTTGCCGGCTTTCTGGGCGTGCGACGCGCCAGCGTGACCGATTGCCTGCACATCCTCGAAGGTGAGCGCATGCTGCGCTGCACCCGCGGTCGCATCGACATCCTTGATCGCGGTCCGTTGCAGGATCGTGCCGGCGATACCTACGGCGTCGCCGAGGATGCTTATCGCGAACTGATCGGGCCGTTCGGGAAGTCGCGGCACAGTGCCGTTCGCCCGGCGGCGCAGTTGCGGTCAGCGTTTATTGGCGCCTGA
- a CDS encoding N-formylglutamate amidohydrolase, producing the protein MQPRAPFPSFDRLGPEHPAHPVILSVPHGGRAYPQSLLDNLRVPAGQLRALEDRHIDGVAQAALGESIAIVARRPRAWIDLNRPETDRDPLIDDGLSRHATAQQSVKVRAGLGLVPRRVGGSGDLWQRRWPLGEIDARIRGDHRPYHQAIASALDAAHRRFGIAVLLDLHSMPSLIGTAPAQIVIGDRYGRTAHPRFVASIEAEIRAAGLRPALNAPYAGGHVLDRHAAPKAGIHAIQLELDRALYLDATHEECGPGFDACAGLVRSIIAALIDAACPGAIAAE; encoded by the coding sequence TTGCAGCCGCGCGCGCCTTTCCCGTCGTTCGACCGGCTCGGACCGGAACATCCGGCACATCCGGTGATCCTGTCGGTACCCCATGGCGGACGCGCCTATCCGCAATCGCTGCTCGACAATCTCCGCGTCCCGGCCGGGCAGCTGCGCGCGCTCGAGGATCGACATATCGACGGGGTCGCGCAGGCCGCGCTGGGCGAGAGTATCGCGATCGTGGCGCGGCGACCGCGCGCATGGATCGACCTCAATCGCCCCGAAACCGATCGCGACCCGCTGATCGACGACGGCCTGTCGCGTCACGCCACTGCGCAGCAGTCGGTGAAGGTGCGCGCCGGACTGGGGCTGGTGCCGCGCCGCGTCGGCGGGTCGGGAGACCTGTGGCAGCGGCGCTGGCCGCTCGGCGAGATCGATGCGCGAATCCGCGGGGATCACCGGCCCTATCATCAGGCGATCGCCAGCGCGCTCGATGCCGCGCATCGTCGCTTCGGTATCGCGGTACTGCTCGATCTCCACTCGATGCCCTCGCTGATCGGGACGGCGCCCGCGCAGATCGTCATCGGCGATCGCTATGGTCGCACCGCCCATCCGCGTTTCGTCGCCAGTATCGAGGCCGAAATACGCGCCGCCGGACTGCGCCCGGCGCTCAACGCGCCTTATGCCGGGGGGCATGTGCTCGACCGGCACGCCGCACCCAAGGCAGGCATCCACGCCATCCAGCTCGAGCTTGACCGTGCGCTGTATCTCGATGCCACGCACGAGGAATGCGGACCGGGGTTCGACGCCTGCGCCGGGCTGGTAAGGAGCATCATCGCCGCGCTGATCGATGCCGCCTGCCCCGGCGCGATCGCCGCGGAATAG
- a CDS encoding FAD-binding oxidoreductase produces the protein MTPDQSSLIAAVAAQFGAASVVADPQIIAPWLGDWRGRYHGASPAMLVPRTTREVAAIVALAAEHRVPLVPQGGNTSMVGGATPPADGSALLISLRRMNQIRELSGTGRSATAEAGVILQALHDAAAGAGLRFPLTLGARGTATIGGLVATNAGGTQVLRHGTMRALVMGLEAVLPDGSIYDGLAALKKDNRGYDLDQLLVGAEGTLGIVTAARLKLVPAIRDRAVAWVGLESPAVALDLLRAIDGPAIESFEILPGESLVRVLRNIPDARAPLAGSHPWHVLIEAVAAGDDDRDPRVVLTDALALGLERGWIADATIGASEAQAEAFWALRDGLSAAERAAGPAVQHDIAVAVDAMPGFLVETARAVEARFPGTHASGFGHLGDGNVHFHVRAPDGVDAAAWYRDAAPGITRFVHDAVVAAGGTISAEHGIGQMKRAELERVGPPARLGAIRAIKHALDPLGIMNPGKLVALAEPGCDQ, from the coding sequence ATGACGCCAGACCAGTCGTCCCTGATCGCCGCCGTCGCCGCGCAATTCGGCGCCGCCTCGGTCGTCGCCGACCCGCAGATCATCGCGCCGTGGCTTGGCGACTGGCGCGGACGATATCACGGTGCGAGCCCCGCCATGCTGGTACCGCGGACCACACGAGAAGTTGCTGCGATCGTTGCCCTGGCGGCCGAACATCGCGTGCCGCTGGTGCCGCAGGGCGGCAACACATCGATGGTCGGCGGCGCGACGCCGCCTGCGGACGGATCGGCGTTGCTGATATCGCTGCGTCGCATGAACCAGATTCGCGAATTGTCTGGGACGGGACGCAGCGCGACCGCCGAAGCAGGCGTGATATTGCAGGCGCTGCACGATGCCGCGGCAGGGGCAGGGCTGCGCTTCCCGCTGACGCTCGGCGCACGCGGCACGGCGACCATTGGCGGCCTGGTGGCGACCAATGCGGGGGGCACGCAGGTGCTGCGTCACGGCACGATGCGGGCATTGGTGATGGGGCTGGAGGCGGTGCTGCCCGACGGATCGATCTATGACGGGCTGGCAGCGCTCAAAAAGGATAATCGCGGTTACGATCTCGACCAGCTGCTGGTCGGCGCCGAAGGCACGCTCGGCATCGTCACTGCCGCGCGATTGAAGTTGGTCCCCGCAATCCGCGATCGCGCGGTGGCATGGGTGGGCCTCGAATCGCCTGCGGTGGCGCTCGACCTGCTGCGCGCGATCGACGGCCCGGCAATCGAGAGTTTCGAGATCCTGCCGGGCGAATCGCTGGTGCGCGTCCTGCGGAATATCCCCGACGCGCGTGCGCCGCTGGCGGGATCACACCCCTGGCACGTGCTGATCGAGGCAGTGGCGGCCGGTGACGATGATCGCGATCCGCGCGTGGTGCTGACCGATGCACTGGCGCTCGGGCTGGAGCGCGGCTGGATTGCGGACGCAACCATCGGCGCGAGCGAAGCCCAGGCCGAGGCGTTCTGGGCGCTGCGTGACGGCTTGTCGGCTGCGGAGCGCGCCGCCGGACCTGCCGTCCAGCATGACATCGCGGTCGCGGTCGACGCGATGCCCGGATTTCTGGTCGAGACCGCGAGGGCGGTCGAAGCACGCTTTCCCGGCACCCATGCCAGCGGCTTCGGTCATCTCGGCGACGGCAATGTGCATTTTCACGTGCGTGCGCCGGACGGCGTCGATGCCGCGGCCTGGTATCGCGACGCCGCGCCCGGCATCACCCGCTTCGTCCACGATGCGGTCGTCGCGGCGGGCGGCACGATTTCGGCCGAGCACGGCATCGGGCAGATGAAGCGCGCCGAGCTGGAGCGGGTCGGCCCGCCTGCGCGGCTGGGCGCGATCCGGGCGATCAAGCATGCGCTCGATCCGCTGGGGATCATGAACCCTGGCAAGCTCGTCGCCCTTGCAGAGCCGGGCTGCGATCAATAG
- a CDS encoding cytochrome b, whose amino-acid sequence MTTAIDHQDAIQRRYTGGAIAFHWSIAVLVLVNVAIGLFGESLLAGIPNQMPVHKAIGITVLVLSIARTGWRIAHPAPPPPATLPGWQRLAARISHGAFYILLIALPLTGWLMVSGTEKRRELSWFGLFDIPYLPVGTAAGDAGHELHEMLGLLMAALIVLHVAAALRHHFVLRDGTLARMLPGAR is encoded by the coding sequence ATGACCACCGCGATCGACCATCAGGATGCGATCCAGCGCCGCTATACCGGCGGGGCCATCGCATTCCACTGGTCGATCGCGGTGCTCGTCCTTGTCAACGTCGCGATCGGACTGTTCGGGGAAAGCCTGCTTGCCGGCATCCCCAATCAGATGCCGGTCCACAAGGCGATCGGCATCACCGTGCTGGTGCTGAGCATCGCGCGCACAGGCTGGCGCATCGCGCATCCGGCGCCGCCGCCCCCAGCCACGCTGCCAGGTTGGCAGCGGCTCGCTGCGCGGATCAGCCACGGTGCCTTCTACATCCTGCTCATCGCACTGCCGCTGACCGGCTGGCTGATGGTGTCGGGGACCGAGAAACGCCGCGAGCTCAGCTGGTTCGGATTGTTCGATATCCCGTACCTCCCGGTCGGCACCGCGGCGGGGGATGCCGGACACGAGCTCCACGAAATGCTCGGTTTGCTGATGGCCGCGCTGATCGTGCTGCATGTCGCCGCGGCGCTGCGGCATCATTTCGTGCTGCGCGACGGGACGCTTGCCAGAATGCTGCCCGGCGCACGCTGA
- a CDS encoding sigma-70 family RNA polymerase sigma factor, producing the protein MTSQQSADAARDRLTDAIARVGQGERDGLRYVYDHTAAKLMGICLRILGDRNAAEDVLQEVYLKVWRGAEAFDASRASPITWLCTIARNTAIDWQRASQRRAEGVAAASDDAAIADTAADPAEAHAQRVLVNDCLEQIETRQAGAIRAAFFEGFTYSELAARAAVPLGTMKSWVRRGLERLRECLSGG; encoded by the coding sequence GTGACTTCCCAGCAATCCGCCGATGCCGCCCGTGATCGACTGACCGATGCCATCGCGCGCGTGGGGCAGGGTGAGCGCGACGGGCTTCGGTACGTTTACGACCATACGGCGGCGAAGCTGATGGGCATCTGCCTGCGTATCTTGGGGGACAGGAACGCAGCGGAGGACGTTCTGCAGGAGGTCTATCTCAAGGTGTGGCGCGGCGCCGAGGCGTTCGATGCGTCGCGTGCGAGCCCGATTACGTGGCTGTGCACGATCGCGCGCAACACCGCGATCGACTGGCAGCGCGCGTCGCAGCGTCGTGCCGAGGGCGTGGCGGCGGCTTCCGACGACGCGGCGATCGCCGACACGGCAGCCGATCCTGCCGAAGCGCATGCGCAGCGCGTTTTGGTGAACGATTGCCTCGAACAGATCGAAACCCGCCAGGCCGGCGCGATCCGCGCGGCATTTTTCGAAGGCTTCACCTATTCGGAACTTGCCGCCCGCGCGGCGGTGCCGCTGGGCACCATGAAGAGCTGGGTCCGGCGCGGGCTCGAACGACTGCGCGAGTGCCTGAGCGGTGGCTGA
- the cpdR gene encoding cell cycle two-component system response regulator CpdR — protein sequence MIRILLAEDDRVMREYLTRALERSGYAVSAVDRGTAALPLLENETFDLLLTDIVMPEMDGIELAQRAGVMAPDMQVMFITGFAAVTLKAGKAMPNARVLSKPFHLRELVLEVDRMFENVRVPTSN from the coding sequence ATGATCAGGATCCTGCTGGCGGAAGACGATCGGGTGATGCGCGAATATCTGACGCGTGCGCTCGAACGCTCGGGCTACGCGGTCAGCGCGGTCGATCGCGGCACCGCCGCCCTGCCGCTGCTCGAGAACGAGACGTTCGACCTGCTGCTGACCGACATCGTCATGCCGGAAATGGACGGTATCGAACTGGCGCAGCGGGCCGGGGTCATGGCGCCCGACATGCAGGTGATGTTCATCACCGGCTTCGCTGCGGTGACGCTCAAGGCCGGCAAGGCGATGCCCAATGCGCGGGTGCTGTCCAAGCCCTTCCACCTGCGCGAGCTGGTGCTCGAAGTCGATCGCATGTTCGAGAATGTCCGCGTGCCGACCAGCAATTGA